Proteins encoded in a region of the Nonomuraea helvata genome:
- a CDS encoding LacI family DNA-binding transcriptional regulator has product MSAKRRVTIALIAEEAGVSIPTVSKVINGRPEVAPATRHRVERLLQEHGYQRRISQDDTPAGLVDLVFAEIESPWAMEIVRGAEGAAHEAGASVVISVLHTHAGPGRDWLERLAARRTDGVVIVASRLSTGIQAQLSARSLPFAVVDPEGEPAPGVVSVGATNWNGGLAATRHLLELGHRRIGMISGPTDMLCSQARVDGYRAALETAGVPIAPELIRRGTFLVESGHDEGHALLSLEQPPTAIFAGSDLMAFGVFEAARQRGLRVPEDLSVVGFDDLPLSKSAWPPLTTVRQPLQEMAALATRTVLAMGRGEAPETKRVELATELIVRDSTARYE; this is encoded by the coding sequence GTGTCAGCGAAGCGGCGGGTGACGATCGCACTGATCGCGGAGGAGGCCGGAGTCTCCATCCCGACGGTGTCCAAGGTCATCAACGGACGTCCAGAGGTCGCTCCGGCGACCCGCCATCGAGTCGAACGACTCCTGCAGGAGCACGGTTACCAGCGGCGCATCAGCCAGGACGACACCCCGGCGGGCCTGGTCGACCTGGTGTTCGCCGAGATCGAGTCGCCGTGGGCCATGGAGATCGTGCGCGGCGCGGAGGGCGCGGCCCACGAGGCGGGGGCCAGCGTGGTCATCTCCGTCCTGCACACCCATGCGGGCCCGGGTCGCGACTGGCTCGAACGCCTGGCCGCCCGCAGGACCGACGGCGTGGTCATCGTCGCCTCCCGCCTGTCCACGGGCATCCAGGCCCAGCTCAGCGCGCGCTCACTGCCGTTCGCGGTGGTGGACCCGGAGGGCGAGCCCGCCCCGGGCGTCGTCTCGGTGGGGGCCACCAACTGGAACGGCGGCCTGGCCGCGACCCGCCACCTGCTGGAGCTCGGCCACCGCCGGATCGGCATGATCAGCGGCCCGACCGACATGCTCTGCAGCCAGGCCAGGGTGGACGGCTACCGGGCGGCCCTGGAGACGGCGGGGGTGCCGATCGCGCCCGAGCTGATCCGGCGCGGCACGTTCCTGGTGGAGTCCGGCCACGACGAGGGCCACGCGCTCCTCTCGCTGGAGCAGCCCCCGACGGCCATCTTCGCGGGCAGCGACCTGATGGCGTTCGGCGTGTTCGAGGCCGCCCGCCAGCGGGGGCTTCGCGTGCCGGAGGATCTGAGCGTGGTGGGCTTCGACGACCTGCCCCTGTCGAAGTCGGCCTGGCCACCCTTGACGACGGTACGCCAGCCACTGCAGGAGATGGCGGCGCTGGCCACGCGTACGGTGCTGGCGATGGGCCGGGGAGAGGCGCCGGAGACCAAACGCGTGGAACTGGCCACGGAGCTGATCGTCCGGGACAGCACGGCCCGGTACGAGTAA